One genomic region from Yersinia canariae encodes:
- a CDS encoding glycosyltransferase family 2 protein yields the protein MAVVTVFTPTFNRAHVLKRCYISILDQNRNDIEWLIIDDGSTDNTLDVVKEFQNEKRIKINYIYQSNNGKQAAWNKAVENASGEYFIGLDSDDALVTDSISKLLTMSTVFDDNKIIGIRAISVSSATLQPNNCYLSDGDKKSSWFDEFSSGVRGERIDFFKTELIKKYLYPVKPGINFIPEIWFYSNVAKEYSFYYSTIPVRIFFDDEKNNRLSKSSIKKHAVGHYISRKALLENVPLKLWLARPLDFIKTVLRINQALVMMDNKYIDHDKSSVLVKIVTLPGVVINKIKRQ from the coding sequence ATGGCAGTAGTCACTGTATTTACCCCTACATTCAACAGGGCACATGTATTAAAACGTTGCTACATTTCTATTTTGGATCAAAATAGAAATGATATAGAGTGGTTAATTATTGATGACGGCTCAACAGATAATACGCTTGATGTGGTTAAAGAATTTCAAAATGAAAAAAGAATAAAAATAAACTACATCTATCAAAGTAATAATGGTAAACAGGCAGCATGGAATAAAGCTGTAGAGAATGCCAGTGGAGAGTATTTTATTGGATTAGATTCCGACGATGCTCTTGTTACAGACTCTATTAGTAAATTACTCACAATGAGTACGGTGTTTGACGATAATAAAATTATAGGAATTAGGGCAATATCGGTAAGTTCAGCGACATTACAGCCTAATAATTGCTATTTATCTGATGGGGATAAAAAGAGCTCATGGTTTGATGAGTTTAGCTCAGGAGTTCGTGGTGAGAGAATAGACTTTTTTAAAACAGAATTAATTAAAAAGTATTTGTATCCAGTCAAGCCCGGTATCAATTTTATTCCGGAAATTTGGTTCTACAGTAATGTAGCTAAAGAATATAGTTTTTATTATAGTACAATCCCAGTTCGTATTTTTTTTGATGATGAAAAAAATAATAGGCTAAGTAAATCATCTATAAAAAAACATGCTGTAGGACATTATATTTCTCGTAAAGCATTATTAGAAAACGTACCACTAAAATTATGGTTGGCTCGCCCATTAGACTTCATAAAGACTGTATTACGAATTAATCAGGCTTTAGTCATGATGGATAATAAGTATATTGACCATGATAAATCTTCTGTTTTAGTAAAAATAGTCACTTTACCGGGTGTGGTAATTAATAAAATTAAAAGGCAATAA
- a CDS encoding glycosyltransferase yields the protein MDNKKILSLIIPVYNADKYLDSCLDSVFSQWDNTLEVIIINDGSTDNSVDIIKKYSENFEFTYIEQENTGISVVRNKGVSVSTGGYITFLDADDLWCSNIYRTIKGIILNDSPDGMVFNYSEIIDDREKIFELIKENKLTVDNLDSVKLRIAESEMFYVWRCIFNRDVFNGMIFDIGRRFEDQLLLPMLIDKCKSIFECKDLIVKYRQISSSITKNLHMSDLDDSEFGLVRFTKQYQQYKSKYWAVVLASVFLSHISKCARIYHVNKSRALESHNRAYEIVPLISVIRSGKLKPILYYIFKHRLFFRLVSSVEKEVKK from the coding sequence ATGGATAATAAAAAAATACTTTCATTAATTATTCCTGTATATAACGCAGATAAATATCTTGATTCATGTTTAGATTCTGTGTTTTCACAATGGGATAATACGTTAGAAGTTATCATTATTAATGATGGTTCAACTGATAACTCTGTAGATATTATAAAAAAATACAGTGAAAATTTTGAATTTACTTATATAGAACAAGAAAATACAGGGATTTCAGTTGTCAGGAATAAAGGTGTGTCAGTTTCTACAGGAGGATATATTACATTCTTAGATGCTGACGACTTATGGTGTAGTAATATTTATCGCACTATAAAAGGTATTATTCTAAATGATTCACCTGATGGAATGGTTTTCAATTACAGTGAAATTATCGATGATAGAGAAAAGATATTTGAGTTAATAAAAGAAAATAAATTAACTGTCGATAATCTAGATTCTGTAAAATTGAGAATAGCAGAAAGTGAAATGTTTTATGTATGGCGCTGTATCTTCAATCGAGATGTCTTTAATGGAATGATTTTTGATATTGGTCGGCGATTTGAAGATCAATTACTACTTCCTATGTTAATTGATAAGTGCAAGTCAATATTTGAATGCAAAGATTTAATCGTCAAGTATAGACAAATATCGAGTAGTATTACTAAAAATTTACATATGTCTGACCTCGATGATAGTGAATTTGGATTGGTGAGGTTTACAAAACAATATCAACAATATAAGAGTAAGTATTGGGCCGTAGTTTTAGCAAGCGTATTTCTGTCGCATATTTCAAAATGCGCAAGAATTTATCATGTTAATAAATCGAGAGCGTTAGAAAGTCATAATAGGGCTTATGAAATTGTTCCATTAATATCTGTTATTCGTTCTGGAAAACTAAAACCTATTCTATATTACATATTTAAACACAGGTTATTTTTTAGGTTGGTTTCATCTGTTGAAAAAGAGGTAAAGAAATAA
- a CDS encoding flippase: MSVLRRNIFSLLLLQGSNYIIPLLTLPYLTRVLGVEGFGVYSLTLSLAQYFVILIDFGFNLSASKKIAEHQDNPEYISKIFFETLFSKSILCLVSVLIVILLLATNTHAVIKSELIYTVLMLIGTTLMPVWFFQGIEKLSVVTNLMIVAKISMLPLFFIFVHSDADIKYAVMIQSSMNLLAGIIAIIYIYRKKLVRAVNFSSLRVVHTLKDSFPIFCATLSISLYTMSTTIIIGIFSNVYEVSIFTAADRVKGAILGVFLVLGNAFYPRINSLLVNKKDEAYALIRKIFYWQGALCILITIFVIVFSKLITRIMFGHEYSEVSSLLILFSPVYLLVIQSTVLGNYILLPHGHKASYTILPMISAVIHIPLCAYLASKYGAWGGVVSIITIEALSFICLIIILKRKKLLFEIFSRNKNG; this comes from the coding sequence ATGTCAGTGTTACGAAGAAATATTTTTTCTTTACTGTTGTTGCAAGGTAGTAATTATATTATTCCTCTTTTAACATTACCCTATCTAACTCGTGTTTTGGGCGTCGAGGGATTCGGGGTCTATAGTCTTACACTTTCATTAGCACAATATTTTGTTATTTTAATTGATTTTGGATTTAATTTATCAGCATCAAAAAAAATAGCTGAACATCAAGACAATCCAGAATATATATCTAAAATTTTCTTCGAAACACTTTTTTCAAAATCTATACTGTGCTTAGTTTCAGTTTTAATTGTTATTTTACTTCTTGCGACCAATACACATGCCGTCATTAAAAGTGAGTTGATTTATACAGTACTTATGCTAATAGGTACTACACTGATGCCGGTATGGTTCTTCCAAGGGATAGAGAAGTTATCTGTTGTTACAAATTTAATGATAGTGGCGAAAATATCGATGTTGCCATTATTCTTTATATTTGTTCATAGTGATGCTGATATTAAATATGCAGTAATGATTCAATCATCAATGAACTTACTGGCAGGAATTATAGCGATAATATATATATATCGGAAAAAGTTAGTAAGGGCAGTTAATTTCTCTAGTCTAAGAGTCGTACATACCCTGAAAGACTCATTTCCAATATTTTGTGCGACTCTTTCGATTAGTCTTTACACCATGAGTACCACAATTATCATTGGCATATTTAGTAATGTCTATGAGGTCAGTATTTTCACGGCAGCAGATAGAGTAAAAGGTGCAATCCTTGGCGTTTTTCTGGTTTTGGGAAATGCATTTTATCCGAGAATAAATTCCTTATTAGTCAATAAAAAAGATGAAGCCTACGCACTCATTAGAAAGATTTTCTATTGGCAAGGGGCGTTATGCATTCTTATAACTATATTTGTTATTGTTTTTTCTAAATTAATCACTAGGATTATGTTTGGGCATGAGTATTCAGAAGTATCCTCTCTGCTGATTTTATTCTCTCCCGTGTATTTATTAGTTATACAATCAACAGTTCTTGGTAATTATATTTTATTACCACATGGGCATAAGGCCTCTTATACTATTTTACCAATGATTTCTGCTGTGATTCACATTCCTCTCTGCGCATATCTTGCCTCTAAGTATGGCGCATGGGGCGGAGTGGTTTCAATTATTACTATCGAGGCTTTATCATTCATATGCCTGATTATCATTCTTAAGAGAAAGAAACTGTTATTTGAAATTTTTTCGAGAAATAAAAATGGATAA
- the hemH gene encoding ferrochelatase: MMQSKPGVLMVNLGTADAPTSQAVKRYLAEFLSDSRVVDTPRWLWWPLLRGVILPIRSPRVAKLYQSVWMDEGSPLLVYSRRQQKALAARMPDTPVELGMSYGSPNLPDAIDKLLAQGVTKLVVLPLYPQYSCSTSAAVWDAVARILKGYRRLPSISFIRDYAEHPTYISALKQSAERAFVQHGKPDRLVLSFHGIPKRYAQLGDDYPQRCEDTSHALRAELTLPAEQIMMTYQSRFGREPWLTPYTDETLKSLPSQGIKHIQLMCPGFSADCLETLEEIKEQNREIFLHAGGEKFEYIPALNDDESHIDLLEQLVKQEIASLPRHL; the protein is encoded by the coding sequence ATGATGCAAAGTAAGCCTGGCGTACTGATGGTTAATCTGGGAACAGCGGATGCCCCTACATCGCAAGCGGTCAAACGCTATCTGGCCGAGTTCCTGAGTGACAGCCGGGTGGTTGATACGCCGCGATGGCTTTGGTGGCCATTGTTGCGCGGTGTCATTCTACCTATTCGATCACCGCGCGTGGCCAAATTATACCAATCTGTTTGGATGGATGAAGGTTCTCCTTTATTGGTCTACAGCCGGCGGCAGCAAAAAGCATTAGCGGCACGCATGCCAGATACCCCCGTTGAATTAGGGATGAGCTATGGTTCGCCAAATCTACCTGATGCCATTGATAAATTACTGGCACAAGGTGTAACTAAGTTGGTGGTATTACCGCTCTATCCGCAATATTCATGCTCAACAAGTGCAGCAGTTTGGGATGCCGTAGCGCGGATTTTAAAAGGCTATCGCCGCTTGCCATCGATTTCTTTTATCCGCGATTATGCCGAGCATCCAACTTATATTTCAGCCTTAAAGCAAAGTGCCGAACGCGCTTTTGTGCAACATGGGAAACCAGACAGATTAGTATTATCTTTTCATGGTATTCCTAAGCGCTATGCTCAATTAGGGGATGACTACCCACAACGCTGCGAAGATACCAGCCATGCGTTACGAGCAGAGCTTACATTGCCGGCAGAGCAGATTATGATGACTTATCAGTCTCGATTTGGCCGCGAGCCTTGGCTAACTCCCTATACTGACGAGACATTAAAAAGTTTACCTTCTCAAGGTATTAAACACATTCAACTCATGTGTCCTGGTTTTTCTGCTGACTGTCTGGAAACACTGGAAGAGATCAAAGAGCAGAACCGGGAAATTTTCTTACACGCTGGCGGTGAGAAGTTTGAATATATCCCAGCGCTGAACGACGATGAAAGCCATATTGATCTTTTAGAGCAACTGGTAAAACAAGAAATTGCTTCATTACCCCGGCATTTATGA
- the adk gene encoding adenylate kinase, which yields MRIILLGAPGAGKGTQAQFIMEKYGIPQISTGDMLRAAVKAGSELGLKAKEIMDAGKLVTDELVIALVKERITQDDCRDGFLLDGFPRTIPQADAMKEVGIKVDYVLEFDVPDELIVERIVGRRVHAASGRVYHIKFNPPKVEDKDDATGEELTIRKDDQEATVRKRLVEYHQQTAPLVSYYRKEAEAGNTQYFKLDGTRKVAEVSAELATILG from the coding sequence ATGCGTATCATTCTGCTGGGCGCTCCGGGCGCTGGTAAGGGTACTCAGGCTCAATTCATCATGGAGAAATACGGTATTCCGCAAATCTCTACTGGTGACATGTTGCGCGCCGCTGTAAAAGCAGGTTCTGAGTTAGGTCTGAAAGCGAAAGAAATTATGGATGCCGGCAAGCTAGTCACTGATGAGCTGGTTATCGCATTGGTTAAAGAGCGCATCACACAGGACGATTGCCGTGACGGTTTCCTGTTAGACGGGTTCCCGCGTACCATTCCTCAAGCGGATGCCATGAAAGAAGTGGGTATCAAGGTTGATTATGTGCTGGAGTTTGATGTTCCGGACGAACTGATTGTTGAGCGCATCGTCGGCCGTCGGGTACATGCTGCTTCAGGCCGTGTTTACCACATTAAATTCAACCCACCTAAAGTCGAAGATAAAGATGATGCGACTGGCGAAGAATTGACCATCCGTAAAGATGATCAAGAAGCCACGGTACGTAAGCGTTTGGTCGAGTATCATCAGCAAACTGCACCATTGGTTTCTTATTATCGTAAAGAAGCTGAAGCAGGTAATACGCAATATTTTAAACTGGACGGAACCCGTAAAGTAGCAGAAGTCAGTGCAGAACTGGCGACTATTCTCGGTTAA
- the htpG gene encoding molecular chaperone HtpG: protein MKGQETRGFQSEVKQLLHLMIHSLYSNKEIFLRELISNASDAADKLRFRALSHPELFEGDGELRVRLSFDKEKRTLTLSDNGIGMSRDEVIDNLGTIAKSGTKAFLESIGSDQAKDSQLIGQFGVGFYSAFIVADKVTVRTRAAGAPADAGVFWESEGEGDYTIAEITKEDRGTEITLHLREGEDEYLDDWRLRSVISKYSDHIALPVEIQSKNEEDGTVTWEKINKAQALWTRGKAEITDDEYKAFYKHIAHDFTDPLIWSHNRVEGKQEYTSLLYIPAQAPWDMWNRDHKHGLKLYVQRVFIMDDAEQFMPNYLRFVRGLIDSNDLPLNVSREILQDSRVTQNLRSALTKRVLQMLEKLAKDDAEKYQQFWQQFGMALKEGPAEDGSNKDIIAKLLRFASTHTDSSAQTVSLEDYVSRMAEGQEKIYYITADSYAAAKNSPHLELFRKKGIEVLLLSDRIDEWMMSYLTEFDGKVFQSVSKADDSLNKLADEERPEQQEADKALEPFVERVKTLLGERVKDVRLTHRLTDTPAIVTTDADEMSTQMAKLFAAAGQQAPEVKYIFELNPEHGLVKRAADVADDTQFAQWVELLLDQALLAERGTLEDPNQFIRRMNQLLTA from the coding sequence ATGAAAGGTCAAGAAACCCGTGGATTTCAGTCAGAAGTAAAACAGCTTCTCCATTTGATGATTCACTCGCTTTATTCTAATAAAGAAATCTTCTTGCGCGAGCTTATCTCTAACGCCTCTGATGCAGCAGATAAACTCCGTTTCCGCGCACTGTCTCACCCAGAATTGTTTGAAGGTGATGGCGAGCTGCGTGTGCGTTTATCTTTTGATAAAGAAAAACGGACTTTGACCCTAAGTGATAACGGCATTGGTATGAGCCGTGATGAAGTCATTGATAATCTCGGTACTATCGCAAAATCAGGGACTAAAGCATTTCTAGAATCTATTGGTTCAGATCAAGCTAAAGACAGTCAATTAATCGGTCAGTTTGGTGTGGGCTTCTATTCTGCATTCATCGTGGCAGATAAAGTCACTGTTCGTACCCGCGCAGCGGGCGCACCTGCTGATGCGGGTGTGTTCTGGGAGTCAGAAGGCGAGGGTGATTACACCATCGCGGAAATCACTAAAGAAGACCGCGGAACAGAAATCACCTTGCACCTACGAGAAGGTGAAGATGAATATCTTGACGACTGGCGCTTGCGCTCTGTTATCAGCAAGTATTCAGACCATATTGCACTGCCAGTCGAAATCCAAAGTAAAAATGAAGAAGACGGCACTGTAACTTGGGAAAAAATCAACAAAGCCCAAGCTCTGTGGACTCGCGGCAAAGCTGAAATAACGGATGACGAATATAAAGCATTCTACAAACATATTGCTCATGACTTTACTGACCCACTCATTTGGAGTCATAACCGCGTAGAAGGTAAACAAGAGTACACCAGCCTGCTGTATATCCCGGCACAAGCGCCTTGGGATATGTGGAATCGTGATCACAAACATGGCCTGAAACTCTATGTACAGCGCGTGTTTATCATGGATGATGCGGAGCAATTCATGCCGAATTATCTGCGTTTTGTTCGTGGTCTGATTGATTCTAATGATCTGCCACTGAACGTTTCGCGTGAAATTCTGCAAGACAGCCGTGTGACTCAGAACCTGCGCAGTGCATTGACGAAGCGTGTGCTGCAAATGCTGGAAAAACTGGCTAAAGACGATGCTGAGAAGTATCAGCAATTCTGGCAACAGTTCGGTATGGCGTTAAAAGAGGGGCCAGCGGAGGACGGCAGCAACAAAGATATTATTGCTAAATTGTTGCGCTTTGCTTCAACTCATACAGACAGTTCAGCGCAGACCGTGTCCTTAGAAGATTATGTCAGCCGTATGGCAGAAGGGCAGGAGAAGATTTATTACATCACTGCTGATAGCTATGCTGCGGCTAAGAACAGCCCGCACTTGGAACTGTTCCGTAAAAAAGGCATTGAAGTCTTACTGTTATCCGATCGTATCGACGAATGGATGATGAGTTATCTGACCGAGTTCGATGGCAAAGTTTTCCAATCTGTCAGTAAAGCAGATGATTCGCTGAATAAACTGGCTGATGAAGAGCGTCCAGAGCAGCAAGAAGCAGATAAAGCCCTGGAGCCTTTTGTTGAGCGCGTAAAAACGCTGTTGGGTGAGCGTGTCAAAGATGTCCGTCTGACTCACCGCCTAACGGATACTCCGGCGATTGTCACTACCGATGCTGATGAAATGAGCACGCAGATGGCGAAATTGTTCGCGGCTGCTGGCCAACAGGCACCGGAAGTTAAGTACATTTTTGAACTGAACCCAGAGCACGGTTTGGTCAAACGTGCTGCTGATGTTGCTGATGATACTCAATTTGCACAATGGGTTGAGTTATTACTGGATCAAGCGTTATTAGCTGAGAGGGGGACTTTAGAGGATCCTAATCAGTTTATTCGCCGCATGAACCAGTTATTAACGGCTTAA
- the recR gene encoding recombination mediator RecR yields the protein MQTSPLLESLMEALRCLPGVGPKSAQRMAFQLLQRDRSGGMRLAQSLTRAMSEIGHCSDCRTFTEQERCTICSNPRRQQNGQICVVESPADIHAIEQTGQFGGRYFVLMGHLSPMDGIGPDDIGLNLLEKRLETETISEVILATNPTVEGDATANYIGQMCGQYGVLASRIAHGVPVGGELEMVDGTTLSHSLAGRNPIKY from the coding sequence ATGCAAACCAGCCCACTCCTTGAATCATTAATGGAGGCGTTGCGCTGCTTGCCGGGTGTTGGCCCGAAGTCAGCACAACGTATGGCATTCCAACTGCTACAGCGCGATCGTAGCGGTGGAATGCGTCTGGCGCAGTCTTTGACCCGCGCGATGTCCGAAATCGGCCACTGTAGTGACTGCCGCACATTTACCGAGCAAGAGCGCTGTACTATTTGCTCTAATCCGCGGCGGCAGCAAAATGGCCAAATCTGTGTAGTCGAAAGCCCGGCAGATATCCATGCTATCGAGCAAACGGGCCAGTTTGGCGGGCGCTATTTTGTGCTGATGGGGCATTTGTCCCCCATGGATGGTATTGGTCCTGATGACATTGGTTTGAATTTGCTGGAGAAACGGCTTGAAACTGAAACTATCAGTGAAGTCATTCTGGCGACAAACCCGACAGTCGAAGGGGATGCAACCGCCAACTATATTGGTCAGATGTGCGGCCAGTATGGTGTGCTAGCCAGCCGCATTGCACATGGCGTGCCTGTGGGCGGCGAGTTGGAAATGGTTGACGGCACCACCTTATCCCACTCATTAGCGGGTCGTAATCCCATTAAGTACTGA
- a CDS encoding YbaB/EbfC family nucleoid-associated protein, which yields MFGKGGIGNLMKQAQQMQEKMQQMQEEVAKLEVTGESGAGLVKVTINGAHNCRRVEIDQSLFEDDKDMVEDLIAAAFNDAARRIDETQKEKMASVSNGMQLPPGFKMPF from the coding sequence ATGTTTGGTAAAGGCGGTATTGGCAATTTAATGAAACAAGCCCAGCAGATGCAGGAAAAAATGCAGCAGATGCAGGAAGAAGTCGCCAAATTGGAAGTTACCGGTGAATCTGGCGCGGGCTTGGTAAAAGTAACCATCAATGGGGCGCATAACTGCCGCCGGGTTGAGATCGACCAAAGTCTGTTTGAAGATGATAAAGACATGGTAGAAGATTTAATCGCTGCTGCATTTAATGACGCCGCTCGTCGTATCGATGAAACGCAAAAAGAGAAAATGGCTTCTGTATCAAATGGTATGCAGCTGCCACCAGGCTTTAAGATGCCGTTCTGA
- the dnaX gene encoding DNA polymerase III subunit gamma/tau yields the protein MSYQVLARKWRPKTFADVVGQEHVLTALANGLSLGRIHHAYLFSGTRGVGKTSIARLLAKGLNCETGITATPCGICANCQEIEQGRFVDLIEIDAASRTKVEDTRELLDNVQYAPARGRFKVYLIDEVHMLSRHSFNALLKTLEEPPAHVKFLLATTDPQKLPVTILSRCLQFHLKVIDVEVIRAQLEKILLAEQISSDARALQLLARAADGSMRDALSLADQAIAMGDGHVTTATVSQMLGTLDDEQPLAIIEALVSADGARVMAQLEQAASRGVDWENLLVETLSLLHRIAMVQLLPSMLDNHYATIEPRLRELARTLPPADIQLYYQILLVGRKELAYAPDRRMGVEMTLLRALAFHPKAIIAEPQIAEPQIISASTPAAVVENTSAPQQKQAPVYTQHVPQHEAPPLGAAVQVNTDLPDSTAQLLQARTQLLRQSGTTTPKKNEPAAPGKARPANSTLERLASVTERSQQRLAAKSTEEKKPAKKEAYRWTAQNQPEVAVEPVATPKALRSALEHEKTPELSAKLAQEAMLRDPWAAEIDKLQIPKLVQQLALNAFKEEIEPGNICLHLRSAQRHLNSPSAQKALADALSELHGSAVTLSVTEDDNLAERTPLEWRQAIYEEKLAQARQSIIADNNIQTLRRFFDAELDEESIRPV from the coding sequence ATGAGCTATCAGGTCCTTGCCCGTAAGTGGCGCCCCAAAACGTTTGCAGACGTCGTTGGTCAGGAACATGTTCTGACGGCGTTGGCTAATGGCCTTTCATTAGGGCGCATTCATCACGCCTATTTATTTTCTGGCACCCGTGGGGTAGGTAAGACCTCTATAGCCCGGTTGCTGGCCAAAGGACTTAATTGCGAAACGGGTATTACCGCCACCCCTTGCGGCATCTGTGCTAATTGCCAGGAAATTGAGCAGGGCCGTTTTGTTGACTTGATCGAAATCGATGCCGCCTCGCGCACGAAAGTCGAAGATACACGCGAACTACTGGATAATGTCCAGTACGCCCCCGCCCGTGGCCGCTTTAAGGTCTATTTGATTGATGAAGTTCATATGTTGTCACGGCACAGTTTCAATGCGTTGTTGAAGACTTTGGAAGAGCCGCCTGCTCATGTGAAATTTCTGCTGGCGACGACAGATCCACAAAAGTTGCCCGTAACAATACTTTCGCGCTGTTTGCAGTTCCACCTTAAAGTCATTGATGTTGAGGTGATCCGTGCGCAGCTCGAAAAGATATTGCTAGCTGAACAAATCAGTAGTGATGCCCGAGCATTGCAATTGCTGGCGCGAGCGGCTGATGGCAGCATGCGCGATGCGCTGAGTTTGGCCGACCAAGCTATAGCCATGGGCGATGGTCATGTCACGACAGCTACCGTCAGCCAAATGCTGGGGACACTGGATGATGAACAGCCGCTGGCGATTATTGAAGCGCTGGTGAGTGCGGATGGTGCGCGGGTGATGGCGCAGCTAGAGCAAGCGGCGTCCCGTGGTGTTGACTGGGAAAACCTGCTAGTTGAAACCTTAAGTTTGCTACACCGCATTGCGATGGTGCAATTATTGCCATCAATGCTGGATAATCATTACGCCACCATTGAACCGCGACTACGTGAGCTGGCTCGAACACTACCGCCGGCAGATATTCAGTTGTACTACCAGATATTGCTGGTGGGGCGAAAAGAGTTAGCATACGCCCCAGATCGCCGGATGGGGGTTGAAATGACCTTATTGCGAGCATTGGCGTTTCACCCGAAAGCAATCATTGCCGAGCCGCAGATTGCCGAGCCGCAGATTATCTCTGCCAGCACTCCTGCTGCGGTCGTTGAGAATACTTCGGCACCGCAACAGAAGCAGGCTCCGGTCTATACTCAACATGTGCCACAGCACGAGGCCCCGCCATTAGGTGCTGCTGTGCAGGTCAATACTGATCTCCCGGATTCTACCGCGCAATTGCTTCAGGCGCGTACGCAATTGCTGCGCCAGTCGGGGACGACGACACCAAAAAAGAATGAGCCGGCAGCGCCAGGAAAAGCGCGGCCGGCAAACTCAACACTGGAGCGCTTAGCTTCGGTGACTGAGCGCAGCCAACAGCGTCTGGCAGCTAAATCCACGGAAGAGAAGAAACCGGCGAAGAAAGAAGCTTACCGCTGGACGGCGCAGAATCAGCCAGAGGTGGCGGTAGAACCCGTGGCCACGCCTAAAGCATTACGTTCGGCGTTGGAGCATGAAAAAACGCCGGAACTTTCTGCTAAATTGGCCCAAGAGGCGATGCTGCGAGACCCATGGGCGGCAGAGATAGATAAGTTACAAATACCTAAATTGGTGCAACAACTTGCGCTGAATGCATTTAAAGAAGAAATAGAACCGGGTAATATTTGCCTTCACTTGCGTTCTGCTCAGCGCCATTTAAACTCGCCATCGGCACAAAAGGCGTTGGCAGATGCATTGAGCGAATTACACGGGAGTGCTGTCACACTTAGCGTTACTGAAGATGATAATCTGGCGGAGCGCACCCCGCTGGAATGGCGGCAAGCCATTTATGAAGAAAAACTGGCACAAGCTCGCCAGTCAATTATTGCGGATAACAATATTCAAACACTGCGTCGTTTCTTCGACGCCGAATTGGATGAAGAAAGTATCCGACCGGTTTAA
- the apt gene encoding adenine phosphoribosyltransferase, translating to MTATAPNTAQQLKYIQDSIKTIPDYPKKGILFRDVTSLLEDPLAYAASIELLTERYLDKGVTKVVGTEARGFLFGAPVALSLGVGFVPVRKPGKLPRETISESYELEYGTDKLEIHTDSIQPGDKVLVIDDLLATGGTIEATAKLIRQLGGEVTDAAFVINLPDLGGEVRLNQQGITCYSLVDFAGH from the coding sequence ATGACCGCTACTGCACCTAATACAGCACAACAGCTTAAATATATTCAAGACAGTATCAAAACCATCCCTGACTACCCGAAAAAGGGAATACTGTTCCGTGATGTGACCAGCTTGCTGGAAGATCCATTAGCCTATGCAGCCAGCATCGAGTTATTGACTGAGCGTTATTTGGATAAGGGCGTGACTAAAGTCGTGGGTACTGAAGCCCGTGGTTTTCTGTTTGGCGCGCCGGTGGCTTTGTCTCTGGGGGTTGGTTTTGTTCCAGTACGTAAGCCTGGTAAGTTACCACGCGAAACCATCAGCGAAAGCTATGAGTTAGAATACGGCACTGACAAACTTGAAATCCACACCGACAGCATCCAACCGGGCGACAAGGTCTTGGTTATTGATGATTTACTGGCGACCGGTGGGACGATTGAAGCGACAGCTAAGCTTATTCGTCAACTGGGTGGTGAAGTTACTGATGCCGCGTTTGTGATTAATTTACCCGACTTGGGTGGCGAAGTTCGCCTTAATCAGCAAGGGATTACTTGCTACAGTCTGGTTGATTTCGCCGGCCATTGA
- a CDS encoding DUF454 family protein: MSRWLLMALGWLAVILATLGVVLPLLPTTPFLLLAAWCFARSSPRFHYWLLYRSWFGSYIRTWQQHRALPPGTKWKAILVTILTFAISLWFVKIWWVRGILLIILTLLLTFMLRMPVIDLSQQKRH, from the coding sequence ATGTCTCGTTGGTTGTTGATGGCTTTGGGTTGGCTGGCCGTGATTTTGGCAACCTTAGGTGTCGTGCTTCCGCTTTTACCCACTACGCCGTTTTTACTCTTGGCTGCGTGGTGTTTTGCCCGCTCCTCGCCCCGTTTCCATTATTGGCTGCTTTATCGTTCATGGTTTGGTAGCTATATCCGCACATGGCAGCAACATCGGGCTTTGCCCCCCGGCACTAAATGGAAAGCAATATTGGTCACCATACTCACTTTTGCCATTTCGCTTTGGTTCGTGAAAATTTGGTGGGTCAGGGGCATCTTGCTCATTATATTAACGCTATTATTGACATTTATGTTGCGTATGCCAGTTATTGACCTATCGCAACAAAAAAGGCACTGA